A genomic segment from Janibacter sp. DB-40 encodes:
- a CDS encoding cytochrome bc complex cytochrome b subunit, which produces MTSNARPADALRHDDAPPTAPTSAGMKKVGGVAGWIDDRTGAAKGIGYLMKKVFPDHWSFMLGEIAMYSMIVCMLTGVFLTFWFDPSMAHTTYQGSYVPMQGVEMSRAYASTLDISFDVKGGLLIRQIHHWSALLFIAALSVHMLRVFFTGAFRKPREINWVIGCVLSLLALLEGFAGYSLPDDLLSGTGLRAAQGFMVSAPVIGSYLSYALFGGTFPGTDIIPRLYSIHILLLPALLIGLFTVHIVLVALQKHTQYPGPGKTNDNVVGFPVMPVYAAKAGGFFFIVFGGIALISSLIQINAVWVHGPYEPNATTAGAQPDWYMLFPDGALRLLPGFLEFETFGFTWAFPVIIGALLVIPAFYGGMIAYPFIEAWITGDKREHHLLDRPRNVPTRTGLGVAAVTLYAVLTFAAANDIMAVQFGMSINDITWTLRVLTFLGPLLAFWATRRLCLSLQRHERDLVLHGRETGRIERSADGEFHEVHEPLDPYTRWTLVQHEGTPPLQLEPAVDENGVENKKGARKNKLRAKLHDFYFGGAVEPVSPAELEAAHHGHDHEQIEAAEHDKVTTR; this is translated from the coding sequence ATGACCAGCAATGCTCGTCCCGCCGACGCGCTGCGTCACGATGACGCACCGCCCACGGCGCCCACCTCTGCCGGCATGAAGAAGGTCGGCGGCGTCGCCGGCTGGATCGATGACCGCACCGGTGCTGCCAAGGGCATCGGCTACCTGATGAAGAAGGTCTTCCCCGACCACTGGTCCTTCATGCTCGGCGAGATCGCCATGTACTCGATGATCGTGTGCATGCTCACCGGGGTCTTCCTGACCTTCTGGTTCGACCCCTCGATGGCGCACACCACGTACCAGGGCAGCTACGTCCCCATGCAGGGCGTGGAGATGTCGCGGGCCTACGCATCCACCCTGGACATCTCGTTCGACGTCAAGGGCGGTCTGCTCATCCGGCAGATCCACCACTGGTCGGCACTGCTGTTCATCGCCGCACTGTCGGTGCACATGCTCCGCGTGTTCTTCACCGGCGCCTTCCGCAAGCCGCGCGAGATCAACTGGGTCATCGGCTGCGTGCTCTCCCTGCTGGCCCTGCTCGAAGGCTTCGCCGGCTACTCCCTCCCGGACGACCTGCTCTCCGGCACCGGTCTGCGTGCCGCACAGGGCTTCATGGTGTCCGCACCGGTCATCGGCAGCTACCTCAGCTACGCGCTGTTCGGCGGCACCTTCCCGGGGACGGACATCATCCCGCGCCTGTACTCGATCCACATCCTGCTGCTGCCGGCCCTGCTCATCGGGCTGTTCACGGTGCACATCGTCCTCGTGGCACTGCAGAAGCACACGCAGTACCCCGGTCCGGGCAAGACGAACGACAACGTCGTCGGATTCCCCGTCATGCCGGTGTACGCCGCCAAGGCCGGTGGCTTCTTCTTCATCGTCTTCGGCGGCATCGCGTTGATCTCCTCGCTGATCCAGATCAACGCGGTGTGGGTCCACGGCCCCTACGAGCCCAATGCCACGACAGCCGGCGCCCAGCCCGACTGGTACATGCTCTTCCCCGACGGTGCGCTCCGCCTCCTCCCGGGCTTCCTGGAGTTCGAGACCTTCGGGTTCACGTGGGCCTTCCCGGTCATCATCGGCGCCCTCCTGGTCATCCCGGCCTTCTACGGAGGCATGATCGCCTACCCGTTCATCGAGGCCTGGATCACCGGTGACAAGCGTGAGCACCACCTGCTCGACCGCCCCCGCAACGTCCCGACCCGTACGGGCCTGGGCGTGGCCGCGGTGACGCTGTACGCCGTCCTGACATTCGCTGCCGCCAACGACATCATGGCGGTCCAGTTCGGGATGTCGATCAACGACATCACGTGGACGCTGCGCGTGCTGACCTTCCTCGGCCCGCTCCTGGCCTTCTGGGCGACCCGTCGCCTGTGCCTGAGCCTCCAGCGGCACGAACGCGACCTGGTGCTCCACGGCCGCGAGACGGGTCGGATCGAGCGGAGCGCCGACGGCGAGTTCCACGAGGTCCACGAGCCGCTCGACCCCTACACGCGGTGGACGCTCGTCCAGCACGAGGGCACTCCCCCGCTGCAGCTCGAGCCGGCCGTCGACGAGAACGGCGTGGAGAACAAGAAGGGTGCACGCAAGAACAAGCTGCGTGCCAAGCTGCACGACTTCTACTTCGGCGGCGCCGTCGAACCGGTCTCCCCGGCGGAGCTCGAGGCGGCGCACCACGGCCACGACCACGAGCAGATCGAGGCGGCCGAGCACGACAAGGTCACCACCCGCTGA